In the Chthoniobacterales bacterium genome, one interval contains:
- a CDS encoding uracil-DNA glycosylase has product MDRLRPALDAALPLLRDIQAGLGRQPTAPHAAVERLRAIQRLAKPAAPAPGAAPKAEAGAARPVPAAEATSPRIIPTRDWTLDTLRAAALACTECPHLVRSRTHVVFGVGNPNAELMFVGEAPGADEDVQGEPFVGKAGQLLTKIIQTMGFSRDEVYIGNVLKCRPDMPPGESGNRKPKSAEMETCLPWLAKQIELIQPKVLVALGATAVEGLLGETRPMNQLRGRWLDYQSIPVMATYHPAYLLRNQSLSEKRKVWEDMLLVMERLGAPISEKQRGFFLK; this is encoded by the coding sequence ATGGATCGCCTCCGTCCCGCCCTTGATGCCGCCCTCCCGCTCCTGCGGGATATTCAGGCCGGCCTCGGTCGCCAGCCCACCGCCCCTCACGCCGCGGTCGAGCGGCTGCGCGCCATCCAGAGGCTGGCAAAGCCCGCCGCTCCGGCGCCCGGCGCGGCCCCGAAGGCGGAAGCCGGCGCCGCCCGGCCGGTTCCCGCCGCCGAGGCAACCTCGCCCAGGATCATTCCGACGCGTGACTGGACCCTCGACACCCTGCGCGCCGCCGCGCTGGCCTGCACCGAGTGCCCGCATCTCGTCCGCTCGCGCACGCATGTCGTCTTCGGTGTCGGCAATCCGAATGCCGAGCTGATGTTTGTCGGCGAGGCGCCCGGCGCGGATGAGGACGTGCAGGGCGAGCCATTCGTCGGCAAGGCCGGCCAGCTTCTCACGAAGATCATCCAGACGATGGGCTTCTCCCGCGACGAGGTTTACATCGGCAACGTCCTCAAGTGCCGGCCCGACATGCCACCCGGCGAGAGCGGGAATCGCAAGCCGAAGTCCGCCGAAATGGAGACCTGCCTTCCGTGGCTCGCGAAGCAGATCGAGCTCATCCAGCCGAAGGTGCTCGTCGCCCTTGGCGCCACTGCGGTCGAGGGCCTGCTCGGCGAGACGCGCCCGATGAACCAGCTCCGTGGCCGCTGGCTCGACTACCAGAGCATCCCGGTCATGGCGACCTATCACCCCGCCTACCTGCTCCGCAACCAGTCCCTCAGCGAGAAACGCAAGGTCTGGGAGGATATGCTCCTCGTGATGGAGCGCCTCGGCGCCCCGATCAGCGAGAAGCAGCGCGGCTTCTTCCTGAAATAA